From a single Sporosarcina oncorhynchi genomic region:
- a CDS encoding DUF2935 domain-containing protein, which produces MAYSDNYERDAYGIIAFWLRNDYDHGRFFDREISHYETELARANLNNVHRLGKIWEKAAKKEGDIGTLINEAKYATNEFHSLLAYTMDKSLHCEVIISTPVSLLDHMVREAEESQRVFKLMESGTKITPSDAIVHESVFWLRQMADHLGYIRHYLDLSNYDLNYQVTQMMEKFERLMMQANALQTMIRTPRNETLPILTQFKNMIIKEAKSLEAFKLELDDLVKKCAAATTSPPDLLEHIAREAHHLWRNLEEEIIT; this is translated from the coding sequence ATGGCCTATTCAGATAACTACGAAAGGGACGCCTATGGGATCATCGCTTTTTGGTTGCGGAATGATTATGATCATGGACGTTTTTTCGACAGGGAAATTAGCCATTATGAAACCGAATTGGCACGGGCAAACCTCAACAACGTTCATCGCTTAGGGAAGATATGGGAAAAGGCTGCTAAAAAAGAAGGCGATATTGGAACATTGATCAACGAGGCAAAATATGCAACAAATGAATTTCACAGTTTGTTGGCCTACACAATGGATAAATCCTTACATTGTGAAGTGATTATTTCTACGCCAGTGTCTTTACTAGACCATATGGTAAGGGAAGCAGAAGAGTCCCAGCGGGTATTCAAGTTAATGGAAAGTGGTACGAAAATTACACCTTCAGATGCAATCGTACATGAAAGCGTCTTTTGGTTAAGACAAATGGCGGATCATCTAGGCTATATTCGTCACTACCTCGACTTGTCAAATTATGATCTGAACTATCAAGTTACACAGATGATGGAGAAATTTGAGCGGTTAATGATGCAAGCAAACGCACTCCAAACAATGATCCGTACACCACGCAATGAGACGTTGCCCATTCTAACACAATTTAAGAATATGATTATTAAAGAAGCAAAAAGCTTGGAGGCATTTAAATTAGAGTTAGACGATTTAGTAAAAAAATGTGCTGCAGCTACGACATCACCGCCAGATTTGTTGGAGCATATAGCTAGAGAAGCCCATCACTTATGGAGAAACCTAGAAGAAGAAATTATTACGTAA
- a CDS encoding universal stress protein gives MSDYQNIVVAVDGSKEAEFALHKAIGLAKHGEDTTLTIVKVIDTFTIANNEIPLMEQEQKQSEELVNNYRTLAQSQGVRHVEALVKEGSPKKVITEEVAPAVSADLIACGATGLKGVEQFFLGSVSEAIVIHAKCDVLVVRKDEQVND, from the coding sequence ATGAGTGATTATCAAAACATTGTAGTTGCTGTTGACGGTTCAAAGGAAGCCGAGTTTGCATTGCATAAAGCGATTGGGTTGGCAAAACACGGTGAAGATACAACGTTGACGATTGTCAAAGTCATCGATACGTTCACAATCGCTAACAATGAAATTCCGTTGATGGAACAAGAACAAAAGCAATCCGAGGAGCTCGTAAACAACTATCGAACACTTGCGCAATCGCAGGGGGTTCGGCATGTAGAAGCGTTAGTTAAAGAGGGGTCGCCTAAAAAAGTCATCACGGAAGAAGTTGCTCCGGCTGTTTCTGCAGATCTTATTGCTTGCGGCGCCACGGGTTTAAAAGGTGTCGAACAGTTCTTTCTTGGATCCGTATCCGAAGCAATCGTCATTCATGCAAAATGTGATGTGTTAGTTGTACGTAAAGATGAACAGGTAAACGATTGA
- a CDS encoding DegV family protein, whose product MKKIAWITDTAAQLDESFIQKYDVHILPLGVVFPDGAYRESIDLTQDAFYEKLQLAKASPKTSQPPIGEMLSLYEKLQTEGYDCAIALHLSSGLSGTFESAQSATKMTDFPVYTIDSKIGSFPMGKMIEMGHALLAQGKDVKEVIAAITELTARAKLSFIPASLNQLHKSGRVSGTQTFLSNLLNIKVIISFKNGKTVMTEKVRSIKRAKNNVTALLRADIVTGTVPEVAVIHCNNASDAELWKSELLQAFPSIKIQVVPLSVCVGVHAGEGTIGLSWVTY is encoded by the coding sequence ATGAAGAAAATAGCCTGGATTACGGATACGGCTGCGCAACTAGATGAAAGTTTCATCCAAAAATATGATGTACATATTCTGCCGCTCGGTGTCGTTTTTCCGGATGGGGCATATAGGGAATCAATTGACCTGACACAGGACGCGTTTTACGAAAAATTACAGTTGGCAAAAGCCTCTCCTAAAACGTCTCAGCCGCCTATAGGCGAAATGCTTTCCTTATACGAGAAGTTACAGACAGAAGGATACGATTGTGCAATCGCCTTACACTTGTCCAGTGGACTTTCGGGCACATTTGAAAGCGCTCAGTCCGCTACAAAAATGACAGACTTCCCGGTGTACACGATTGATTCGAAAATTGGTTCTTTTCCAATGGGAAAAATGATCGAAATGGGACATGCACTTTTGGCACAAGGTAAAGACGTCAAAGAAGTAATCGCCGCCATTACTGAACTGACAGCACGGGCAAAGTTATCCTTTATCCCAGCCAGTCTTAACCAGCTGCATAAAAGCGGACGGGTCTCTGGAACACAAACATTCTTAAGTAATTTATTGAATATTAAAGTGATCATTAGTTTTAAGAATGGAAAAACTGTCATGACAGAGAAAGTTCGTTCCATTAAACGCGCGAAAAACAATGTGACGGCTTTGCTTCGTGCGGATATCGTTACAGGTACCGTTCCTGAAGTCGCTGTCATCCATTGCAATAATGCGTCGGACGCAGAATTATGGAAGTCCGAGCTATTACAAGCGTTCCCTTCCATAAAAATACAAGTAGTGCCACTAAGTGTGTGTGTTGGCGTTCATGCCGGTGAAGGAACGATAGGGTTAAGCTGGGTGACGTATTGA
- a CDS encoding spore germination protein: MRIKRTSKGNNSLRPIHFKGDIPIEALKAKLDGIVDAVFKEMELPEGQVTLIYFSSLVDKLTLHQTVIRPLLEAALKDTAELIEGGQLSKLISAITNGSTIVYYPNEDVYFKVNTFSAPTAAITNTDTESGSLGPQNAFTESLDTNLSLIKRRIQNPNLKSRNFIVGTVTNSKVTVLYMDNIANKKNVDMVFKKIENLKHPGLNHISILQNLLDDHPFSPFPQFHETDRPDIAVSGLVDGRVVIAMNNSNGVLICPISFFELFISPEDYYNRWMTASLLRSIRFFGFFLTIILTPTYISILTFHPEMLPFDVLLNLQQSREKVPFSPLMEVLFMELVIEILREAGSRMPTKIGQTIGIVGGIVIGSAAVEASLVSNTLIVIVAVSALLSFLPPNFIMSNTSRFVRYFFILASGLFGLYGQMIAFAWLFQHLLRLTSLKTDYMAPIIPRKWTDLLDTFVRLPTKFLKYKPGIVRAQNQKTSSQKKEE; the protein is encoded by the coding sequence TTGCGAATAAAACGAACCTCAAAAGGAAATAATAGCCTAAGACCTATCCATTTTAAAGGAGACATTCCAATCGAAGCACTTAAAGCAAAATTAGACGGAATTGTGGATGCCGTATTTAAAGAAATGGAACTACCGGAAGGACAAGTAACGTTAATTTATTTTAGTTCACTTGTTGACAAACTTACTTTGCATCAGACGGTTATTCGTCCCCTTTTGGAAGCAGCACTTAAAGACACTGCCGAACTAATTGAAGGCGGTCAGCTTTCAAAATTGATTTCGGCCATCACGAATGGGAGCACAATCGTTTATTATCCCAATGAAGATGTCTATTTCAAAGTAAATACATTCAGCGCACCAACTGCTGCAATTACAAATACGGATACTGAATCCGGTAGCCTTGGTCCACAAAATGCCTTTACCGAATCACTCGATACGAATCTATCGCTCATAAAAAGAAGAATTCAAAACCCAAATTTAAAAAGCAGAAACTTCATAGTGGGAACTGTAACAAATTCGAAAGTTACTGTTCTCTATATGGATAATATAGCAAACAAAAAAAACGTGGACATGGTCTTTAAAAAAATTGAAAACTTGAAACATCCGGGATTAAACCACATCTCCATATTACAAAATCTACTAGACGATCATCCATTCTCTCCATTTCCACAATTTCATGAAACGGATAGACCTGATATCGCCGTATCCGGCCTAGTAGATGGCCGTGTCGTCATTGCGATGAATAATAGTAATGGAGTGCTTATTTGCCCCATTTCCTTTTTTGAATTATTTATTTCACCAGAGGATTACTACAACCGTTGGATGACTGCTTCACTACTGCGATCCATTCGTTTCTTTGGATTTTTCCTGACAATTATCTTAACGCCTACTTATATATCCATATTGACTTTTCATCCAGAAATGTTGCCTTTTGATGTTTTACTGAATTTACAACAATCGCGCGAAAAAGTTCCATTTTCACCTCTGATGGAAGTACTGTTTATGGAACTTGTTATAGAAATTTTAAGGGAAGCAGGTTCGCGAATGCCGACAAAAATCGGTCAAACGATCGGTATTGTTGGCGGTATCGTTATTGGGAGTGCTGCCGTTGAAGCAAGTCTCGTCAGTAATACATTAATTGTTATCGTGGCGGTTTCAGCTCTTTTATCGTTTTTACCTCCAAACTTTATAATGAGTAATACGAGTCGGTTTGTCCGGTATTTTTTCATCTTAGCTTCGGGCTTGTTCGGTTTATATGGCCAAATGATTGCTTTCGCCTGGTTGTTTCAACATCTGTTACGTTTAACCTCTTTAAAAACTGATTATATGGCGCCAATAATACCGAGAAAGTGGACGGATTTGCTAGACACATTCGTGCGGTTGCCGACAAAATTTCTAAAATATAAGCCTGGAATCGTTAGGGCACAAAACCAAAAAACTTCTTCACAAAAAAAAGAGGAATGA
- a CDS encoding Ger(x)C family spore germination protein: MKKYLLAIIISSTILISGCNENRQIRPPIEDLSLVSSIGFDIADNQQFRMTVGIPQPPGNSTELTQVYSVNTEMIQEGLAKLSSEADKMLVLNQLRTLLFSEEFARSGKITEVVELLYRDSTLGNKVRIGIVDGQAEDVLSANYPENQHMDAYLNDLLQPKFHNSFAPFTSIHDYINTQTSPVYHTMIPYIEKKGSSLEVTKIALFDNKRMVDTISTAQSLLIQALSGLNKLSPFAITFKDNAIDHQAFFERIDNKVKIKSNKDIHNPKVDIEFTIKAVLIEYKGTRDLEKKGELKKLNEEINKHLQKEIEDTLENLRDMELDPAGITEKFRMHYKGRWTEELTKQVIASSEYNVKVNFLIRNAGTTK, encoded by the coding sequence ATGAAGAAATATCTATTAGCAATTATTATCTCAAGCACTATTCTTATTAGTGGCTGTAACGAAAACCGTCAAATCAGACCACCTATTGAAGATTTATCGCTTGTCAGTAGTATCGGTTTTGACATAGCTGATAATCAGCAATTTCGAATGACTGTAGGGATTCCGCAACCGCCTGGAAATTCCACTGAATTAACCCAGGTCTATTCAGTCAATACAGAAATGATCCAGGAAGGGCTTGCCAAACTATCTTCAGAAGCCGATAAAATGTTGGTTTTAAATCAATTACGCACACTGTTATTTAGCGAAGAGTTTGCTCGAAGCGGTAAGATAACGGAAGTAGTAGAACTTCTATATCGGGACTCAACACTTGGAAATAAGGTGCGCATTGGGATTGTCGATGGTCAAGCAGAAGATGTTTTAAGCGCCAATTACCCAGAAAATCAGCATATGGATGCCTATTTGAATGATTTATTGCAACCGAAATTTCATAACTCATTTGCCCCCTTTACATCAATCCATGATTATATCAACACGCAAACAAGTCCGGTATATCATACGATGATTCCCTATATAGAAAAGAAAGGCAGCTCACTCGAAGTAACAAAAATTGCTCTATTTGATAATAAAAGAATGGTTGATACAATTTCAACTGCACAATCCTTACTAATTCAAGCACTCAGTGGACTGAATAAGCTATCTCCATTCGCCATTACATTTAAAGATAATGCGATTGATCATCAAGCTTTTTTTGAACGGATTGACAATAAAGTCAAGATTAAAAGCAACAAGGATATTCACAATCCTAAAGTGGATATTGAGTTTACTATTAAAGCTGTGCTTATTGAATATAAAGGAACTAGAGATTTAGAAAAAAAAGGGGAGTTAAAAAAACTGAATGAGGAAATTAACAAACATCTTCAAAAAGAAATTGAAGATACTCTCGAGAATCTCCGTGACATGGAGTTGGACCCCGCCGGAATCACCGAAAAATTTAGAATGCATTATAAAGGTAGATGGACAGAGGAACTGACTAAACAAGTAATTGCTTCATCAGAGTACAACGTAAAAGTCAATTTCTTAATAAGAAATGCTGGGACAACCAAGTAG
- a CDS encoding transglutaminase domain-containing protein → MSTKKVYSILSIFVVCLLLAACSPVPEEAVAPEREIEQPLQELEAAVVSKNEELTEKYVERYSYPDEIDAELIQPTSSNYAVNGTLIVEGTIGNLEGLVTDYAWIQLHYMNDSIAIPTDAIQDQYVPIEDGKFKLETQLFHGEGEYGIYVMLPANDTTVEDYYDAFHFTVFNVNPAAHREITYTPLAMKADLTFSEPASGLLEASEVVTLTGNIDPVAYEGKSLLFELRKDGHYSIHQTVIEDGQFSIDIPLWYGQGIHELLVFISEEEDDLQLGTVLYLDSTDDSGLQTIQTHPAFLEHGFNLVSPQQGGDSTDLTYRITGSIDKSLPVSAEVTNLWVSASKGEDTSMSVIPVNDFQFDDEFYLRFGPGLYTVKIWLQDHESTTMDLLFFTEVADFVVNNTNPDDKRDLLPSRGIQSDAPEIIALANQLTNEGMTDYEKAKAIYEYTAKNVSYDVNKLKNIGNEWDDSALKTLELKSGICVDYAYLAAALLRALGLETRYIVGTAGPSFDPENHAWVEVKADGKWIMMDPTWGSGYIEHNKFVPAYTEDYFNPKPDKLKKHKREGVEY, encoded by the coding sequence GTGTCTACTAAAAAAGTCTATTCAATCTTATCTATCTTCGTGGTTTGCCTGTTGCTTGCAGCATGCTCCCCTGTTCCTGAAGAAGCGGTAGCTCCGGAACGAGAAATCGAGCAGCCTTTGCAGGAATTAGAAGCAGCGGTCGTTTCTAAGAACGAAGAACTAACTGAAAAGTATGTAGAACGTTATTCATATCCTGATGAAATAGACGCTGAGCTCATACAGCCTACTAGCTCAAACTATGCGGTCAACGGGACCTTGATTGTAGAAGGTACGATTGGGAATCTTGAAGGGCTCGTCACGGACTATGCTTGGATTCAATTACACTACATGAACGATTCCATCGCCATTCCGACTGACGCCATTCAAGATCAATACGTTCCGATTGAAGATGGCAAGTTCAAATTGGAAACACAACTTTTCCACGGTGAAGGTGAATATGGAATCTATGTGATGCTTCCGGCAAATGACACGACTGTTGAAGATTATTATGATGCTTTCCATTTCACAGTCTTCAACGTTAACCCTGCTGCGCATCGGGAAATTACATATACACCCCTTGCCATGAAAGCAGACTTGACGTTTTCCGAACCGGCCAGCGGTTTACTAGAAGCAAGTGAAGTCGTCACCTTGACGGGGAATATTGATCCCGTAGCCTATGAAGGAAAAAGTCTTTTATTCGAATTAAGAAAGGACGGTCACTACTCGATCCATCAAACCGTCATTGAAGATGGACAATTCTCCATTGATATCCCTTTATGGTATGGCCAAGGCATCCATGAGTTGCTCGTCTTCATCTCCGAGGAGGAAGACGATTTACAGTTAGGTACGGTCCTCTATTTGGATAGTACCGATGATTCGGGATTACAAACGATTCAAACACACCCGGCTTTTCTAGAGCACGGATTTAACTTGGTATCACCCCAACAAGGTGGAGACTCTACCGATTTAACGTATCGCATTACGGGCTCCATTGACAAAAGTCTTCCTGTTTCAGCGGAAGTGACAAACTTGTGGGTTTCTGCATCAAAAGGCGAAGACACATCCATGTCTGTCATTCCCGTAAACGACTTTCAATTTGACGATGAATTCTATTTACGCTTTGGACCGGGACTCTATACGGTGAAAATTTGGCTGCAAGATCACGAAAGTACAACGATGGATTTGTTATTCTTTACCGAAGTGGCTGATTTCGTCGTTAACAATACGAATCCAGATGATAAGCGCGACTTGCTCCCTTCTCGCGGCATCCAATCCGATGCACCTGAAATTATTGCTCTCGCCAATCAACTTACTAATGAAGGAATGACTGATTATGAAAAGGCGAAAGCGATTTACGAATATACGGCGAAAAACGTTTCTTATGACGTAAACAAACTGAAGAATATCGGGAACGAGTGGGATGATAGCGCATTGAAAACACTCGAGCTCAAATCCGGAATTTGCGTAGACTATGCGTACTTGGCCGCTGCCCTTCTCAGAGCTCTAGGACTTGAAACACGCTACATCGTCGGCACAGCAGGACCTTCATTCGATCCAGAGAACCATGCATGGGTCGAAGTGAAAGCAGATGGTAAATGGATTATGATGGATCCAACGTGGGGGTCTGGATATATTGAACATAACAAATTCGTACCGGCCTACACGGAAGATTATTTCAATCCGAAGCCTGACAAACTTAAGAAACATAAACGCGAAGGCGTTGAATATTAA
- a CDS encoding putative holin-like toxin, producing MVTYDAMNMLFQFGMFLAAMATDIVAMIALFINRKK from the coding sequence ATGGTGACATACGATGCAATGAACATGTTATTCCAATTTGGGATGTTCCTCGCAGCAATGGCGACAGATATTGTAGCGATGATTGCTCTATTCATCAATAGAAAAAAGTAA
- a CDS encoding LolA family protein — MKWIKPLLAISFLLVFAVGLAACNTEDNKFSPQEVVNAALKGADEQIDFYGEFTMKTNDDEGDFYAKQWVAKDGKRRIEMASADGTEETIAVNDGINMTMYDKASNTATIMAMTEEDMQLISQQTPQQQAKQLLELVKESHDLSTLGSEKIAGRDTFHISAKAKKGNTLIGDQEIWVDKETWMVLKSISKSTKLVMTQEFTKIEYDPVFKEGIFTLEIPEGAEVETFDKESMAPKEATIEDVKATLGTFYMVAEKDKMKLSSLTVMEGMEGRPEYSFDYANEEGIPLFSVSVFKELSNTVDFGAMGEEEQMTIRGQKGTKMESGNFRLLNWVENGVVYSVILENPTISFDDVMAHLEAMELVE; from the coding sequence ATGAAATGGATAAAACCACTACTAGCAATTAGCTTTCTACTCGTTTTCGCAGTCGGTTTAGCAGCTTGTAATACAGAGGACAATAAGTTTTCACCACAAGAAGTTGTAAACGCGGCACTAAAAGGTGCAGATGAACAAATAGACTTCTATGGAGAATTTACGATGAAGACGAATGACGACGAAGGTGATTTCTATGCGAAGCAATGGGTAGCGAAAGATGGAAAACGCCGAATCGAAATGGCGTCTGCAGATGGCACGGAAGAAACAATCGCGGTCAATGACGGGATAAACATGACGATGTATGACAAAGCGAGCAATACCGCAACAATTATGGCGATGACCGAAGAGGATATGCAACTGATCAGCCAGCAGACACCACAACAACAAGCAAAACAATTGCTCGAACTCGTCAAAGAGTCACATGATTTGTCGACGCTAGGCAGCGAGAAAATTGCCGGCAGAGATACGTTCCATATTAGCGCGAAAGCTAAAAAAGGGAATACCTTAATTGGCGATCAGGAAATATGGGTGGATAAAGAAACATGGATGGTACTTAAATCTATTTCAAAAAGTACTAAGCTCGTTATGACGCAGGAATTCACAAAGATTGAGTATGATCCGGTATTTAAAGAAGGTATTTTTACACTTGAGATTCCTGAAGGTGCAGAAGTAGAGACATTTGACAAAGAAAGCATGGCGCCAAAAGAAGCGACGATCGAAGATGTGAAAGCAACCCTCGGCACATTCTATATGGTCGCTGAAAAAGATAAGATGAAACTTTCTAGCCTAACGGTTATGGAAGGAATGGAAGGGCGGCCCGAATACTCATTCGACTATGCCAATGAAGAGGGAATCCCGCTGTTTTCAGTTTCTGTGTTTAAAGAGCTATCGAATACGGTAGATTTTGGCGCAATGGGTGAGGAAGAGCAAATGACAATCCGCGGGCAAAAAGGAACGAAAATGGAAAGCGGCAACTTCCGTTTGTTGAATTGGGTTGAAAACGGTGTAGTCTATAGTGTTATCTTGGAAAATCCGACAATCAGTTTTGATGATGTGATGGCACATCTTGAGGCTATGGAATTGGTGGAATGA
- a CDS encoding HAMP domain-containing sensor histidine kinase, with product MKIKTWLLVSYLLVMLLPLGAAYGLFAWINAYHQDRNIAEYMENWTELNALQTVLNDPSLYEVNADMTKVNQLESDRLSVTLYTDIGFVVYTSNPMRYTLLSFVRKEQLYEGFYELQQKFGAYTYKEPVFAGNTFVGVYEVQLLRDEWVAGVGQRTWFVGGIFIVFFLALFTGVAILVNRKLNRPLRQLMGQMDSFAKGEAVFPLTERHDEIGELTKSFDSMRKELTEANRKLSDEQQKKETMIASISHDLKTPLTSIRAYAEALQTGKLSDGEQAEYRNVIISKSGYMRQMLDDLLMYTLLQSSSYEMEYVKVDGGEFFDMLVSGYDMLCEKKRIKLRVVSDVTGEFAVNDKQLMRVVDNLMANAITHTNPGGAIGLAAVDVGQTPEWSFPFVAEALKREDGMYLIVQNEGLGLSEAEIAKVFDPLFQADPARTKAGERGTGLGLSITKQIMEKHGGDVQMVSVPDIGTAVICWLPRMKGEEHDEMDKTTTSN from the coding sequence ATGAAGATTAAAACATGGCTATTGGTCTCCTATTTACTTGTCATGCTGTTGCCACTCGGGGCGGCTTACGGGCTGTTCGCGTGGATTAATGCCTATCATCAGGATCGCAATATCGCTGAATACATGGAAAATTGGACAGAGTTAAACGCTTTGCAAACAGTTTTGAATGACCCTTCACTGTACGAGGTGAATGCTGATATGACGAAGGTCAACCAACTCGAAAGCGATCGCTTGTCCGTGACGTTATATACGGATATAGGCTTCGTCGTATATACATCAAACCCAATGAGGTATACCCTGTTGTCATTCGTCAGGAAAGAACAATTGTATGAAGGGTTTTATGAATTACAGCAGAAATTCGGTGCTTACACTTACAAGGAGCCTGTTTTTGCCGGTAATACGTTCGTCGGTGTGTACGAGGTTCAGTTACTGCGGGATGAATGGGTGGCAGGTGTTGGACAGCGGACATGGTTCGTTGGAGGAATTTTTATAGTCTTCTTCCTTGCGCTGTTCACCGGTGTAGCAATTCTCGTCAACCGAAAATTGAACAGGCCGCTTCGTCAGCTTATGGGACAGATGGATTCATTCGCGAAAGGGGAGGCAGTCTTCCCATTAACGGAACGTCATGATGAAATCGGAGAGTTGACGAAAAGCTTTGACAGTATGCGGAAGGAATTGACGGAAGCGAACCGCAAATTATCGGATGAACAACAGAAAAAAGAAACGATGATCGCGAGTATATCGCATGATTTGAAAACACCGCTCACCTCCATCCGCGCATATGCAGAAGCATTGCAGACGGGGAAACTTTCGGATGGTGAGCAAGCAGAATATCGCAATGTCATCATTTCGAAGTCTGGTTATATGCGGCAGATGCTAGATGACTTACTCATGTACACATTACTGCAATCGAGTAGTTATGAGATGGAGTACGTAAAAGTGGACGGTGGAGAGTTTTTCGATATGCTCGTGTCCGGATATGACATGCTTTGTGAAAAGAAACGAATCAAGCTTCGTGTAGTTAGCGATGTAACCGGGGAGTTTGCGGTCAATGATAAACAACTGATGCGTGTGGTCGATAATCTGATGGCAAATGCAATTACGCATACGAATCCAGGTGGTGCAATCGGGTTAGCTGCCGTAGATGTAGGGCAGACACCGGAATGGAGCTTTCCTTTCGTGGCAGAAGCACTCAAGCGGGAAGACGGAATGTATTTGATTGTCCAAAATGAAGGGCTCGGTCTTTCTGAGGCGGAAATCGCGAAAGTGTTTGACCCGTTGTTCCAAGCGGATCCCGCGCGAACGAAAGCGGGCGAGCGGGGAACAGGCCTCGGATTAAGTATTACGAAACAAATTATGGAGAAGCACGGAGGCGACGTGCAGATGGTATCGGTTCCGGACATCGGAACAGCGGTCATATGTTGGTTGCCAAGAATGAAAGGGGAAGAACACGATGAAATGGATAAAACCACTACTAGCAATTAG
- a CDS encoding response regulator transcription factor encodes MGEQLLLVEDDVEIARVIQDTLRQEGYCVTWATTGLEGWEDFQQGDYDLVLVDWMLPEMDGITLCQNIRWKSDVPIIMISARKEDADKVEGLGIGADDYLAKPFSLAELKARVSSQLRRWRRYSGQEEETQQADYSNGLAIDWQTERVFMKKEEITLTRKEFELLKLLAQNPERIFSKGELYQHVWQQPELGDAPTVAVHIKELREKLKDPVKTPRFIQTVWGKGYRFIGELL; translated from the coding sequence ATGGGTGAACAGCTATTGCTCGTGGAAGATGATGTGGAAATTGCGCGCGTCATTCAAGATACGTTGCGGCAGGAAGGATACTGCGTGACATGGGCGACGACGGGACTGGAAGGATGGGAGGATTTTCAGCAAGGCGATTATGATCTCGTACTCGTCGATTGGATGTTGCCCGAAATGGATGGCATAACACTTTGTCAAAATATCCGTTGGAAAAGTGATGTGCCGATTATTATGATTAGTGCACGGAAAGAGGATGCGGACAAAGTGGAAGGTCTCGGCATCGGCGCGGATGACTATTTGGCAAAACCGTTTAGTCTGGCAGAATTGAAAGCACGTGTTTCTTCACAATTGCGCAGATGGCGACGCTATAGCGGTCAAGAAGAGGAGACACAGCAAGCGGATTATTCGAACGGATTAGCAATTGATTGGCAAACGGAGCGTGTGTTTATGAAAAAAGAGGAAATCACGCTCACACGAAAAGAGTTCGAACTGCTGAAACTACTCGCACAAAATCCTGAACGCATCTTTTCAAAAGGAGAGCTGTACCAGCATGTTTGGCAACAGCCTGAACTCGGTGATGCACCAACAGTAGCGGTGCATATTAAGGAACTTCGTGAAAAACTGAAGGATCCTGTCAAAACACCAAGATTCATCCAGACGGTATGGGGCAAAGGGTATCGTTTCATCGGTGAGTTACTATGA
- a CDS encoding exonuclease domain-containing protein — protein sequence MSNKIAFIDVETNGMSAEMSEVIELGVMLGEMKDNKIVRVADEYCEFQEPFFTIPPMITNLTGINDQMVRGKTLDLDKVYGILEQADGIVAHNAAFDRGFVSRLMPDTLDMDWYCSVRQIKWKNYGFENGKLQQLLRAHRIDVENAHRALDDSINLAKLLNHSHPDLGVDGTYLSYLMSKNPMKKPAKSRM from the coding sequence ATGAGCAATAAGATCGCTTTCATAGATGTGGAAACGAACGGGATGAGTGCGGAAATGAGTGAAGTGATTGAACTTGGCGTCATGCTAGGGGAGATGAAAGACAACAAGATTGTCAGAGTCGCGGATGAGTATTGTGAATTCCAAGAACCGTTTTTCACGATTCCTCCAATGATTACAAACTTGACGGGCATCAACGATCAGATGGTCCGTGGGAAAACGCTGGACCTGGATAAAGTTTATGGGATTCTTGAACAAGCAGATGGCATCGTTGCCCATAATGCTGCATTCGACAGGGGATTTGTCAGCCGGCTCATGCCTGATACGCTCGACATGGATTGGTATTGTTCCGTCCGTCAGATAAAATGGAAGAATTATGGATTTGAAAATGGCAAGTTGCAGCAATTGTTGAGAGCACATCGTATTGATGTCGAGAACGCACACCGGGCACTGGATGATTCCATTAATTTGGCTAAGCTTTTAAATCATTCGCATCCTGATTTGGGAGTGGATGGTACGTATCTTTCTTATCTGATGAGTAAGAATCCGATGAAGAAGCCGGCGAAATCCCGTATGTAA